One Hypnocyclicus thermotrophus DNA segment encodes these proteins:
- a CDS encoding RnfABCDGE type electron transport complex subunit D: MDKLYRVGQSPHIRTKETIESVMYDVVIALLPTLLVAIYFFGMKALYMTLVAVISAMLAEYVSLKLMKREITIFDGSAIITGMLFAFISPVTLPYPYIIIGSVVSIVIGKMVFGGLGHNVFNPALLGRVFLMASWPALLTRYVNVDGSAGATTLDYLKKGKDLMEVFGHNVYLDMFIGKMAGSMGETSALALLIGGLYLIYKKHIDWKMPVTIISAVFILALIFGQNPFYHILSGGLFIGAFFMATDMVTTPYTTSGKIIFGLGVACITMLIRLKGSYPEGVAFSILIMNGVTSLINKYTKPKKFGEVKSNE; the protein is encoded by the coding sequence ATGGATAAATTATATAGAGTAGGTCAATCACCACATATTAGAACAAAAGAAACAATAGAAAGTGTAATGTATGATGTAGTAATAGCACTTTTACCAACACTTTTAGTTGCAATATATTTTTTTGGAATGAAAGCATTATATATGACATTAGTTGCTGTAATATCAGCAATGTTAGCAGAATATGTATCACTTAAATTAATGAAAAGAGAAATTACGATATTTGATGGTAGTGCCATTATTACAGGAATGCTTTTTGCTTTTATATCTCCAGTAACACTTCCATATCCATATATAATTATTGGTTCAGTTGTATCAATAGTTATAGGAAAAATGGTGTTTGGAGGACTTGGACATAATGTATTTAATCCAGCATTATTAGGAAGAGTATTTTTAATGGCATCATGGCCAGCACTTCTTACAAGATATGTAAATGTAGATGGAAGCGCAGGTGCTACTACTTTAGATTACTTAAAAAAAGGAAAAGATTTAATGGAAGTATTTGGACATAATGTATATTTAGATATGTTTATAGGAAAAATGGCAGGTTCCATGGGAGAAACATCTGCATTAGCTTTGCTTATTGGTGGATTATATTTAATCTATAAAAAACATATAGACTGGAAAATGCCAGTTACAATTATTTCTGCAGTGTTTATATTAGCACTTATTTTTGGACAAAACCCATTTTATCATATACTTTCAGGAGGATTATTTATAGGTGCCTTTTTTATGGCTACAGATATGGTTACTACACCATATACAACTAGTGGAAAAATTATATTTGGACTTGGAGTTGCTTGTATAACTATGCTTATAAGATTAAAAGGTTCATATCCAGAAGGAGTAGCATTTTCTATTCTTATAATGAATGGGGTAACTTCACTGATAAATAAATATACAAAACCTAAAAAATTTGGTGAGGTGAAGTCAAATGAATAA